Proteins encoded by one window of Taeniopygia guttata chromosome 1A, bTaeGut7.mat, whole genome shotgun sequence:
- the CCDC71L gene encoding coiled-coil domain-containing protein 71L, with product MTRSRKQAALERGAGKMNTEAGSAAAAAAGARAATATAAGAGAAGGKPTAAAWGLEGEAEKVVYSRSQVSFAGTKALGDALRLFMPKSTEFMSSDSELWNFLCSLKHEFSPVILRSKDVYGYSSCRAVVPDPPPPSERPRRRAGKRRLPAADAKRRAGAAGGSAKRRRRRRRRRRERGRQRPVAGGPRALEDEAAAEASEPPGEQADSEQDSPAAAAWEPFGGKSLEEIWKAATPRLTTFPTIRVRGSMWNRRSLAAARRRAQRILGVDLSPVVRVRRFPVAPS from the coding sequence ATGACCCGCAGTAGGAAGCAGGCGGCGCTGGAGAGAGGAGCCGGGAAGATGAACACAGAGGCGGGGAGcgccgcggcggcggccgcgggagCCCGGGCGGCGACAGCGAcggcagcaggggcaggggcagccggCGGCAAACCGACGGCCGCAGCCTGGGGGCTGGAGGGGGAGGCGGAGAAAGTTGTGTACTCGCGCTCGCAGGTCTCCTTCGCCGGCACCAAGGCTCTGGGCGACGCCCTGAGGCTCTTCATGCCCAAGTCCACGGAGTTCATGAGCTCCGACTCGGAGCTGTGGAACTTCCTCTGCAGCCTCAAGCACGAGTTCTCCCCGGTCATCCTCCGCAGTAAGGACGTCTACGGATACTCCTCCTGCCGCGCCGTCGTCCCCGACCCGCCGCCGCCCTcggagcggccccgccgccgcgccggCAAGCGGCGCCTCCCGGCTGCCGACGCCaagcgccgggccggggcggcgggcggcagcgccaagcggcggcggcggcggcggcgccgcaggagggagcggggccggcAGCGGCCCGTGGCCGGTGGCCCCCGCGCCCTGGAGGAcgaggcggcggcggaggcGTCGGAGCCGCCGGGCGAGCAGGCGGACAGCGAGCAGGACAGCCCGGCGGCGGCCGCCTGGGAGCCGTTCGGCGGCAAGTCGCTGGAGGAGATCTGGAAGGCGGCCACCCCTCGGCTCACCACGTTCCCCACCATCCGTGTGCGGGGCAGCATGTGGAACCGGCGGAGCctggcggcggcgcggcggcgggcgcagcGGATCCTCGGCGTGGACCTGTCCCCCGTGGTGCGGGTGCGCCGCTTCCCCGTGGCACCGTCCTGA